In candidate division KSB1 bacterium, the following are encoded in one genomic region:
- a CDS encoding VCBS repeat-containing protein — translation MLKKISSTGRLLTLLLVLTQHCTIDNTIIWNDGEGHRWAKLSVPRSGKVGFKLLSEADHGITFSNRLTKDQIINNRILLNGSGVAIGDVNGDGLADIYFCRLDGPNALFKNLGNWKFEDITAYAGVACPGQFSGGTAFADIDGDNDLDLLVISIEGPNACFLNDGTGKFTEIKDAAGFSSETGASTMALADIDGDGDLDLYIANYKRKSAKDIWDPGELVFNFVVEKIGDSHRIASKYQEHFVLEVRDPWVFYFETGEPDMLFLNDGKGNFEKTSLSDGRFLDENGNPVKQLKDWGLMARFQDMDNDGDPDIYICNDFESPDRIWINDGKGYFQAIPKLAIRNTSNSSMSIDFSDVDRDGDLDFIVTDMLSLRHRWRMTQKNTEVPLPHPIGLIENRPQYMKNTLFLNRGDNTYAEIAQFSGIQASEWSWSNIFLDVDLDGYEDMLVATGHYYDAQDMDTIMKASSRIRMGSMAATIASKTGEKTRENDRLNTIFMFPELKLRNIAFRNRGDLTFEEVGKEWGFTDKDISHGMALGDLDNDGDLDMVNNRLNFPAAIYRNETTAPRIAVRLKGSPPNTQGIGAKVQLIGGKVPQSKEVISGGSYLSSSDPLVVFAANDENLTIKVKWRNGKISIINDVKPNRIYEIYESESHSSDNLEVNSGSNLQPLFEDVSHLINHKHHEDPFDDFQRQPLLPYRLSSLGPGVAWFDFDGDGDDDLIIGSGKGGHLATFRNDQKDGFHQMKNSVLPKQSQFDQTTVLGWTKENGSTSFLVGNSNYENTEPGNSFVLQYDFINGQVDSGKEIMSDESSNGPMTMADYDNDGDLDLFVGGRSIPARYPEPASSRLYRNQGDKFVLDSLNTAQFKELGLVSGAVFSDFDGDGDPDLILAIEWGPVTVFRNDKGRFSDATEELGLTKYNGWWHGVTTGDLNEDGKLDIIATNWGLNNKYQNRFDDEHPLQLFYYDFDNNGTLDILETYFDSPTQRLFPVRSRNWVIPAIPYLRMRMPNNRKYSYSTIQEIIGPKLKQAGKLQANTLSHMVFLNQGNRFKAIELPVEAQYAPAFHASVADFDGDGHEDIFISQNFFASPVETARSDAGRGLWLKGNGNGSVTPVSGQESGIKVYGEQRGAALGDYDRDGRIDLVVTQNGAETKLYHNVGAKPGLRIKLAGPKGNPSAVGATIRLIYKDGYGPAREIHSGSGYWSQDSMIQVMGYRDVVKGIWVRWPGGHVTESEISDGASEITVKLDGKILVE, via the coding sequence ATGCTTAAGAAAATCTCTAGCACAGGTAGATTGTTAACACTATTGTTGGTGTTGACCCAGCATTGTACTATAGATAATACAATCATATGGAATGATGGAGAAGGGCATAGGTGGGCAAAACTCTCTGTGCCACGCTCTGGCAAGGTTGGATTTAAGCTGCTTTCAGAAGCTGATCATGGAATTACATTTAGCAATCGTTTGACAAAGGATCAGATTATTAACAATCGAATTTTGTTAAATGGATCTGGAGTAGCTATAGGAGATGTAAATGGGGATGGATTAGCCGACATTTATTTTTGTCGTCTCGATGGCCCCAATGCCCTGTTTAAAAACCTTGGAAATTGGAAATTCGAAGATATCACTGCTTATGCTGGAGTTGCCTGCCCCGGGCAATTTTCAGGCGGTACGGCGTTCGCTGATATTGATGGCGATAATGATCTCGATCTTTTGGTAATTTCAATAGAAGGCCCAAATGCTTGTTTTCTCAACGATGGGACAGGCAAGTTTACTGAGATTAAGGACGCCGCAGGGTTTTCTTCGGAAACAGGCGCCTCAACTATGGCGCTCGCCGATATTGACGGAGATGGTGATTTAGACTTATATATAGCGAATTATAAAAGGAAAAGCGCTAAAGATATCTGGGACCCAGGTGAATTGGTCTTTAATTTCGTCGTGGAAAAGATAGGAGATTCTCATCGAATCGCTTCAAAATACCAGGAACATTTTGTGCTGGAGGTTCGAGATCCATGGGTCTTTTATTTTGAGACCGGCGAGCCGGATATGTTATTCTTGAATGATGGCAAAGGCAATTTTGAAAAGACTTCCCTCTCAGATGGAAGATTTTTAGATGAAAATGGTAATCCCGTCAAACAATTAAAAGACTGGGGATTGATGGCACGATTTCAAGATATGGATAATGATGGAGACCCTGATATTTATATTTGTAACGATTTTGAAAGCCCCGACCGAATATGGATCAATGATGGCAAAGGATATTTCCAGGCGATACCTAAACTTGCCATTCGTAACACCAGCAATTCATCGATGTCAATTGATTTTTCAGATGTCGATAGAGATGGTGATTTAGATTTTATAGTCACCGATATGTTGAGCTTACGCCATAGGTGGCGTATGACCCAAAAGAACACCGAAGTACCGTTGCCTCACCCTATCGGGTTAATAGAGAACCGCCCGCAATATATGAAGAACACACTTTTTTTGAACAGGGGTGATAATACCTATGCAGAAATCGCTCAGTTCAGCGGTATTCAGGCATCTGAATGGTCGTGGTCAAATATCTTTCTCGATGTAGACCTCGATGGTTATGAAGATATGCTTGTTGCAACAGGCCATTATTATGATGCCCAGGATATGGATACGATAATGAAAGCCAGCTCTCGCATCAGGATGGGTTCAATGGCTGCAACAATAGCTTCGAAAACTGGCGAAAAGACACGAGAGAATGATAGACTAAACACCATTTTTATGTTTCCCGAACTAAAATTGCGAAATATTGCTTTTCGTAATCGCGGTGATTTAACGTTTGAAGAAGTCGGAAAGGAGTGGGGCTTCACCGACAAAGATATTAGCCATGGGATGGCGCTTGGTGATCTGGATAATGATGGTGATTTGGATATGGTCAATAACCGGTTAAACTTTCCGGCGGCCATTTATCGTAACGAGACAACCGCGCCTAGAATCGCCGTTCGCCTGAAAGGATCTCCTCCCAATACCCAGGGGATTGGAGCTAAGGTTCAGCTTATTGGCGGAAAAGTGCCTCAAAGCAAAGAAGTCATCTCTGGCGGCAGCTATCTCTCTAGCTCAGATCCGTTGGTAGTATTTGCGGCTAATGACGAAAACCTTACTATCAAAGTCAAATGGCGGAACGGTAAGATTAGTATAATCAATGATGTAAAACCCAACCGAATATATGAAATTTATGAATCAGAATCACATTCAAGCGATAACTTAGAGGTAAACTCTGGTTCTAATCTGCAACCTCTTTTTGAAGATGTGAGCCATTTAATCAATCACAAACATCATGAAGATCCATTTGACGACTTCCAACGACAACCTCTATTGCCCTATCGCCTTAGCAGTCTCGGTCCAGGTGTTGCCTGGTTTGATTTCGATGGCGATGGTGATGACGATCTAATCATTGGCAGTGGCAAAGGTGGACATTTAGCTACATTTCGTAATGATCAAAAAGATGGATTTCACCAAATGAAAAATTCGGTATTGCCAAAACAAAGTCAATTCGATCAGACCACTGTTCTGGGCTGGACGAAAGAAAATGGCTCAACCTCCTTTCTCGTGGGAAATTCCAACTATGAAAATACTGAACCTGGGAACTCATTTGTTTTACAATATGATTTCATAAATGGCCAGGTAGATTCAGGTAAAGAAATAATGAGCGATGAATCCAGTAACGGCCCCATGACCATGGCAGATTATGACAACGATGGCGACCTGGATCTCTTTGTTGGAGGAAGGAGCATACCTGCCCGCTATCCTGAGCCGGCTTCTTCAAGGTTATACCGAAATCAGGGCGATAAATTTGTACTTGATTCTTTAAATACCGCTCAGTTTAAGGAGCTCGGATTGGTGTCCGGAGCTGTTTTTAGTGATTTTGATGGGGATGGTGATCCAGATTTAATTTTAGCGATCGAATGGGGACCGGTTACCGTTTTTAGAAATGACAAAGGTCGCTTCAGTGATGCTACAGAAGAACTTGGATTGACTAAATACAATGGTTGGTGGCATGGTGTGACGACAGGCGACCTCAACGAAGACGGGAAACTTGACATTATCGCTACCAATTGGGGCTTGAATAACAAGTATCAGAATCGATTTGATGATGAACATCCTTTACAGCTTTTCTATTATGACTTTGACAACAATGGTACGCTAGATATTCTTGAAACGTATTTTGATAGTCCTACCCAAAGACTTTTTCCAGTACGTTCTCGTAACTGGGTAATCCCAGCCATACCCTACCTACGCATGCGGATGCCAAATAACAGAAAATATAGTTACTCCACGATCCAAGAAATTATCGGGCCTAAACTCAAACAAGCCGGAAAATTACAAGCCAACACTCTTTCTCATATGGTATTTCTTAACCAGGGGAATCGATTTAAAGCAATCGAATTACCTGTGGAAGCACAATATGCACCTGCTTTTCATGCCAGTGTCGCAGATTTTGACGGGGACGGTCATGAAGATATTTTCATCAGTCAGAACTTTTTTGCTTCTCCTGTTGAAACTGCTCGCTCCGATGCTGGACGTGGTCTTTGGTTGAAGGGAAATGGTAACGGTAGTGTGACGCCGGTCTCCGGTCAGGAGTCAGGCATCAAAGTATATGGAGAACAGCGTGGCGCCGCCCTGGGAGATTATGATCGCGATGGTCGTATAGACCTGGTTGTAACACAAAATGGAGCAGAAACGAAACTTTATCATAATGTAGGAGCAAAGCCTGGTCTACGAATAAAATTGGCTGGACCAAAAGGTAATCCATCTGCAGTTGGAGCTACAATTCGGCTGATTTACAAAGACGGTTACGGTCCTGCACGGGAGATTCATTCAGGTTCCGGCTACTGGTCGCAAGATTCGATGATTCAGGTTATGGGTTATCGTGATGTTGTGAAGGGAATCTGGGTACGTTGGCCAGGAGGTCATGTCACAGAATCAGAAATTTCTGATGGCGCTAGCGAAATCACTGTCAAGTTGGACGGTAAGATTTTAGTTGAATAA